In Tenacibaculum pacificus, a single window of DNA contains:
- a CDS encoding energy transducer TonB: MSSLQCPKPLYKMKNVPLLFLLFSLTFFNLYSQAKVCETPKEEAEIDLNEISIKKCDISENKNSVRKISKTNIARKRVNNRGRKKTDHINGKKSLKAPNLSKEVLFTLVEEIPMFDKCISSHKKNNIKCFKEKINKHIIKNLYVEDYIPENSNVKVYIQFSIDVYGKVINSKIRSSKKDERLHKELDRIIKKLPRFNPGKQKGLPVIVTYAFPLNLTSD; this comes from the coding sequence TTGTCATCTTTACAGTGTCCAAAACCACTATACAAAATGAAAAATGTCCCCCTACTCTTTTTATTATTTAGTTTAACTTTTTTTAATCTATATAGTCAAGCGAAAGTATGTGAAACTCCTAAAGAAGAGGCCGAAATTGATTTAAATGAAATTTCTATTAAAAAATGTGATATATCTGAAAACAAAAATAGTGTTAGAAAAATATCCAAAACAAATATTGCGAGAAAAAGAGTTAATAATAGAGGTAGAAAAAAAACTGACCATATAAATGGAAAGAAATCTTTAAAAGCTCCAAATCTTTCAAAAGAAGTTTTATTTACATTAGTTGAAGAAATACCGATGTTTGATAAATGTATAAGTTCTCATAAAAAAAACAATATTAAATGTTTTAAAGAAAAGATTAATAAACATATTATAAAAAACTTATATGTTGAAGATTATATCCCTGAAAATAGTAATGTTAAAGTATATATTCAATTTAGTATAGATGTTTACGGTAAAGTTATTAATTCAAAAATAAGAAGTAGTAAAAAAGACGAACGACTGCACAAGGAGTTAGATAGAATTATAAAAAAATTACCACGATTTAACCCTGGAAAACAAAAGGGTTTACCTGTTATTGTTACCTATGCTTTCCCCTTAAACCTAACATCTGATTAA
- a CDS encoding peptidylprolyl isomerase, with protein sequence MNNGIYAKFTTPKGAILVNLEYEKTPGTVGNFVALAEGNLDNNAKPQGTPYYNGLKFHRVISDFMIQGGCPQGTGTGSPGYKFEDEFHPDLKRDAPGKLSMANAGPGTNGSQFFITHTPTPHLDGNHTVFGNVVEGQDVVDAIAQNDTMDIEIIRVGETAEKFNAVEAFRTFEGSREKREAEEKAKQAELLDTVAKGYDETPSGLRYKILQNGDGKQATKGANVSVHYKGQLLDGTVFDSSYKRKQPIDFAIGVGQVIAGWDEGIQLLKVGDKARFVIPSNLGYGKAGAGGVIPANATLIFDVELMAVK encoded by the coding sequence ATGAATAACGGAATTTACGCAAAGTTCACAACACCAAAAGGTGCTATTTTAGTGAATTTAGAATACGAAAAAACTCCTGGAACTGTAGGTAACTTTGTTGCTTTAGCAGAAGGAAATTTAGATAACAACGCAAAACCACAAGGAACTCCATATTATAATGGATTAAAGTTTCACCGTGTGATTTCTGATTTTATGATTCAAGGAGGTTGTCCTCAAGGAACTGGAACTGGTAGCCCTGGTTATAAATTTGAAGATGAATTTCATCCAGATTTAAAGCGTGATGCTCCTGGAAAATTATCTATGGCAAATGCAGGACCTGGAACTAACGGTTCTCAATTTTTCATTACTCATACTCCTACTCCTCATTTAGATGGTAATCATACTGTTTTTGGAAATGTTGTTGAAGGACAAGATGTTGTAGATGCTATCGCTCAAAATGATACAATGGATATTGAAATTATTCGTGTAGGTGAAACTGCTGAAAAATTTAATGCTGTTGAAGCTTTTAGAACTTTTGAAGGTTCTCGTGAAAAACGTGAAGCAGAAGAAAAAGCAAAACAAGCTGAATTATTAGATACTGTTGCTAAAGGATATGACGAAACTCCATCAGGATTACGTTATAAAATTTTACAAAACGGTGATGGTAAACAAGCTACAAAAGGTGCTAATGTTTCTGTACATTATAAAGGTCAATTATTAGACGGTACTGTGTTTGATTCATCTTACAAGCGTAAGCAACCAATTGATTTTGCTATCGGTGTAGGTCAAGTAATTGCTGGTTGGGACGAAGGTATTCAATTATTAAAAGTTGGAGATAAAGCACGATTTGTAATTCCATCTAACTTAGGTTACGGAAAAGCAGGTGCTGGAGGAGTTATTCCAGCAAATGCAACCTTAATTTTTGATGTTGAATTAATGGCTGTAAAATAA